In Antechinus flavipes isolate AdamAnt ecotype Samford, QLD, Australia chromosome 6, AdamAnt_v2, whole genome shotgun sequence, the sequence TGCCCGAGGCAGAGCGGGCTGAGGCGGGGGGAGCGGCTCCGGGAGGTCCCCACGCCGGGCTCCGGAATTTCCCGGGCTGGAGAGGAGCCCGGCCCGGTCCAAATCCCGGCGGGAGGGGAAAGGATGTCGCTCAATGGCACAGGAGGGCTGGGCCCCCGGAGCCCCCTCCAGCTTTTTCTGTCCCTCCTGCTGCACTTTAGGCTCCCGCTCCCTCGCCCTGGCGTCCTCCGGGGCCGCCTTGCTCCTTCCCTCCCGGGGAGCTCCAAGACCCTTTCCCAGCTCGGGGGCCAGCGCGCCTccctcagcccccccccccctcccagccTGTCCTGATCCCTGGCCCGGGGCTGGGCTAAGAGCCGCCCCCCGCCCTCCGTCCGgccccggggggagggggagagcgcCCCGTATTTTTAGAAAGGGCTGAGGTGTGCGCCTATCTTTAGCCTTGCCCTGAAACAGATCCCGgcggggcagggcagggcagggcagggtaGGGCTGGGCTGGCAGCGCCCTGTTTGGGGCGTGAGGGCGTCCGAAGAGGAGAGGGCCGGACGGCCCTCGGGGCTGCTGTCCCAGCAGGAAGCCTCGAGCTGGGGATCCTTCGTTTCCCTTCGTGCCGGAGCCCCGAGCCCCGCGGGAAGCTCAGGCGGCGGGGGCGTCCTTCCTTTCCCGAACCCGGCCGGTGAAGGGCCAGGTCCggcctccctcctccttcctaccGTGGGGGTCTTATAGTCTGCTCACCCCGCCTTAGGAAAAGGTCCGGGCAGGCTCGAACCCGCAGCCCCGGAGCCAGACCGGCTCTTCTCCATCACCCGCTCCTGCCCAGGGTGGGACCTCGCAAGGACCGGGAGCCAGAATTCTCACCCGGCTCCCGGAGCACTCCGTGCTGGGGGCGCGTGGCGCCATCTAGTGGCCTCCGACTTGGCCGCTTAGCTCGGGCCCGAGGGAAACCCCGAATCGCTGCTGGGAAATTCTCCTCCTGAAAAAGCCCCCGGAGAGTTAAGGGTTAGAGTGTGTGAGAGCGTGTGTGACAGAGacggggaaggaaagggagagaactGAACCTAAGGAAGCTTGGGGCGTGGGCACGTGAGCGAGATAATTAACTGCAGGCAGTTTGCTGAAGGGAGTTGGGCCGAAGGTCAGAGGATTTGGGATcctgagcctcggtttccccccctgtaaaatggggtttGAGTCCGCGACCTCTGGGTCACCCGCCCTACTGGGGGCCATCTTCCTGGACTCCCAGgacagggctgggaggggcccaGAAGGTGAGGAGTCCAGTTTTACAAAGCTGCTGGTGAGTCAGGAGCTTCCCAGAGTTCCCACCTGTCTCAGGTGATAAATTGGCCGGAGCTGGAAGCCGGCCTGGGGGCTCCAGGCTGTCGTTAACATTAGTTCATAAACCTTTGGGCTATCGGACAAGGACCGGCTGGACTTGAGGCTGGTCTGAGCCCTACGGAGGCCTCTGAAGGGAAAGGGATTTCCTGGGGTCGCTCGGAGTAAGGGGAACGGTCCAGGCTGCCCGGCCCTCCCCTAGAGGCCCCTCCCTCATCAGGTGGGATCCAGGTGACAAAGGCCTGCCTGGGACAAGACACTAGGGGACACCTGGGAGATCTGGTTGCCAGCGCCCCCCATCCCATTCTTTCCCTGTTCAGCCTCACATCTGGAAATGGGTGGACACATCTGGCCCAGAATGAGGCAGCTGTCTGGCAAGCACTTCTGCCCACCCAGGGTCTTAGTTTGTTGTGGAAACGCTCCATCTCTGGGAACGGAGCGAGAGCCTCTCGGCTGAGCCAGGAGATTGCCACCTGCCTCTCGGGGTGGGCAGGAGGCTGGGCCCTAACTCCTGGCTCTGGAGCTAAGGGGGGGAGCACCGTGAAGATCTGGGGTGACTCTCACAGGCCGGGCTGCCGAGGGGAGCGGGGGAAGGCAGGTCCCTCACAGGAGGAGCTGTGCCAGGATTTCAGGGGTCTGTGGGTACAGGGCCTGGCCCTTCTGCCGGTCCCCACTTAGTCCCCATCAGGGGAGTCTTTTCTTCTGGCTCACGTATCTGATCTCTTCCTGGGATTCCATACCAATGAGGCCTTTGGGGAGGAAGGTGCTGAAGGAGGCTCCAGGCTCACTCCCCCTGTGGGAGGCAGCTGAGCCCTCTGGGAGTTCCTGATCTGGGTGGGCCTATGGAAGTGCTGCTGTGTAGGACATATACTCCGGGCCTAGAAGGTAGCAGCTGGTGCAAGGAGCCGGGAGTCTGCTGGGTTCCAGTTTTGCCGGTGTATTCTCAAGCAAGTCCCTTCTCTTTGGGACTCGGGTCCCTCTTCTAAAATGAAGGGGTAGAGGCACTAGATGGGGCCATGGAGAGAGCATCAGCTCTGGGAGCAGGAGGCCCCGATacttgacactagctgtgtgatcactaaccaaaacaaaattaaaaaatgagggGGTGAGCGATCCATAAGGtctgcctctcccctcccccacattgTTCTAAGGTCCTTCGTTCTAAGTTGTCTGACATTGCACGTTCTAGGATCTGAGCTCCCTCCTTCTTACTGCTGGGAAACCAGGGGCCCAGATTACTGCCGGAAAGCATGGAAGGGACCAGGACGAGAAACCTGGGATGTTTGGGGACAGCTCCCCACTGGCTGGGCAAACTCTCACCcgcttctccctcttctcttgcAGAGTGGGCCAGCTTCCGGCCCCGTGAGTCCAGGAGAAAGTCGCCTGCCTCCGAGGGAGCCGGGCAGGAGAGCTGCCTCCCCACCGGCCGCAAAGGCCGCCACGCTGCCCCTCAGCCATTTttagactttaatttttttcacttttcctcgATTCAGTGACTTTGGTTCAGCTTAGCCCTTGCCCCCTTTGGGTCCAGCTGCCATTGGTGGATCCTCAAGGGCTCTAGGAAGGCTTGAGGATACCCACAGTCCGGTAGAAATCTAGCCGGTTGTGGGAGCCAGTTCTTGCCGTACCGGGCCCTCCGTGTTTGGTATGGTGATATGTCTACCAAGGTGCCCATTTACCTGAAGCGGGGCAACCgcaaagggaagaaggagaagctTCGTGACCTGCTGTCATCAGACATGATAAGCCCACCGCTGGGCGACTTCCGCCACACCATCCACATCGGCAGCGGTGGCGAGGGAGACATGTTCGGCGACATCTCCTTCCTACAGGGCAAGTTCCACCTGCTACCTGGCACAGTGGGCGAGGGacctgaggaagaggaggaagatggcGCCTTCAACCTCCCCTTCCAGTTTGCCCGGACCAACACAGTCTGTGAGCCTCTGGGGCTGTCCGACGGGCACTCCCCTCTGCTCAAGAACGCCATCTCCCTGCCGGTCATCGGGGGGCCCCAGGCACTCACCCTGCCCTCGGCTCAAGCCCCGCCCAAGCCACCACGGCTGCACCTGGAGACCTCCCTGCCAACCTCCCAGGAGAACGAGGGCTTGCAGATCTGGAGGACTCAAGAGACTTCCTCTCCCCAGAACGGCTTCCTGCCCGAGCAGGGCACCGAGGAGCCATTCCTGTCCCAAGCCAGCTCCCTCCTTTCCCTGAATGTGGACCTGGGCCCTTCCATACTGGACGACGTCCTACAGATCATGGACCAGCACCAAGACGTAGACAGAGTGGAGATCCCCACATAAAGCCCCAGGACGGGCGGGACGGTGAAGGGGCATTAGGCCCAGGGAGGCAAGATGTGGATGTGGGATGGATTCCCCAAGCCTTTACCTCTGGGATCGGAGGGCAGAGCATCTCTCGCTCTCGGTTCCCCCCCACTTTGTCTCATGGGAATAATGTCCTTCTAGAGAGACCAGCAGAAAAGCACTTTGGGACAGCCAGGTGCCAGAAAAGCAGCCTGTTCTTCCAGAGAGTTCCTCAGCTCCATTCTCAAGTACCCCGGCCAGCAAACTGTGGTTGGGGGAGACCCGATTCTGCCTTTCCTCGGTTAGAGCCAGGATGGCCAGAGGTAGTTGCAGGATGGAGAAGGCTCCACAAAGGACTGTGGGAATCCACCCGGGTCTGGGTAAAAGGGGGGGTACCCTTACTCTAGATTCTAGTCATCTCCTGGAAAAGACTCTGCAGGCAATACGAGCCCGGCGTcagcccctttccctccccctgaCCTTGACTTAGAGTGAGCTGTGAAGGCAATAAACCATGCTGGATTGGTGACAGCTTCCTCCGCCTCGGTCTCCTTCCCTGTCCCCCGTCTCAGGTTTGCTTTGAGCCCAACTAACTTGGATTTAATAACCAGCCGGCAGAGTGCCGGACATCAAAGGTTTGGCCCGCTGGGCAGAAGGCACAATCCCTGCTTCTGGTCGTAGGATCTAGAAGTTgtctccccatttcacaaatgagggaaactgaggctcaggctCACAGGGTTTGCCAGAAACATGCAGCAGAATGGAGACTCGTAGCTAGCTTTTCCAGGGAGGACTTTTCCCCTAAACCCCACAGCTCCGCAGACACCCAATGAGCACATTAAGTCGGGgctaagctccctgagggcaggaatcctgtctttttcctttatttttccctagCATATACAGGGCCATgaatacagtaggcatttaataaatgtctcctcAATAAATGAGATGAGAAACGAAAGATGGGCCGGATTGTGGGGCACAGACTGCATTCGGACCTGCTTGGGCAAGCCACCAGTCCCTCCCAGCAT encodes:
- the CDC42EP2 gene encoding cdc42 effector protein 2 — translated: MSTKVPIYLKRGNRKGKKEKLRDLLSSDMISPPLGDFRHTIHIGSGGEGDMFGDISFLQGKFHLLPGTVGEGPEEEEEDGAFNLPFQFARTNTVCEPLGLSDGHSPLLKNAISLPVIGGPQALTLPSAQAPPKPPRLHLETSLPTSQENEGLQIWRTQETSSPQNGFLPEQGTEEPFLSQASSLLSLNVDLGPSILDDVLQIMDQHQDVDRVEIPT